The Sulfitobacter sp. SK011 genome has a window encoding:
- a CDS encoding pyridoxal phosphate-dependent aminotransferase: MKASQRITTLLGGGSDGWDVFNRAREMIANGTPVTELTIGEHDIRTAAPILQDMHRAAMAGHTGYAAVPGTTHLRDVVAARVQSRTGVPTSRANVMITPGGQSALFAAHAAVCDPGDTALYLDPFYATYPGTLRGVSANPLCIRTRPEDAFQPRASDIAAHAKGAKSLLINSPNNPTGVVYSRATLEGIAQVCIDNDLWLISDEVYDTQVWEGAHISPRALPGMADRTLVVGSMSKSHAMTGSRCGWIIGPEDIVDHLINLATHTTYGVPGFIQDAAAFALTQGEAVETEVAAPFRRRRALAKKVLAAQNAVALVPAQGAMYLMLDVRSTGMTGEAFANALLDAHHIAVMPGESFGQSAAGHIRVAMTIEDGAFETALRTLCAFAEGLAKAA, from the coding sequence ATGAAAGCATCACAACGCATTACCACCCTGTTGGGCGGTGGATCGGACGGCTGGGACGTGTTCAACCGGGCGCGCGAGATGATCGCGAACGGCACGCCCGTGACTGAGCTGACGATTGGCGAGCATGACATCCGCACCGCAGCGCCGATCTTGCAAGACATGCACCGCGCCGCGATGGCGGGGCACACAGGCTATGCCGCGGTGCCCGGCACCACACATCTGCGCGATGTCGTGGCCGCGCGTGTGCAATCGCGCACCGGCGTGCCAACCAGCCGTGCCAATGTGATGATCACGCCGGGCGGCCAATCCGCTCTTTTCGCGGCACATGCGGCCGTATGTGATCCCGGTGATACCGCACTTTACCTGGACCCGTTTTATGCGACCTACCCCGGCACCCTGCGCGGGGTCAGCGCCAACCCCTTGTGCATCCGGACCCGGCCCGAGGACGCCTTTCAGCCGCGCGCCAGCGATATCGCGGCCCATGCAAAGGGGGCAAAATCACTGCTGATCAACTCCCCCAACAACCCCACCGGTGTGGTCTATTCACGTGCCACACTTGAGGGCATCGCGCAGGTGTGCATCGACAACGATCTGTGGCTGATCTCGGACGAAGTCTATGACACCCAAGTTTGGGAAGGCGCGCACATCAGCCCCCGCGCCCTGCCCGGGATGGCGGACCGGACACTGGTGGTGGGATCAATGTCGAAATCTCATGCGATGACCGGATCGCGGTGCGGCTGGATCATTGGGCCTGAGGATATAGTTGACCATCTCATCAACCTCGCGACCCACACGACCTACGGCGTGCCGGGCTTCATTCAGGACGCTGCCGCCTTTGCGCTCACCCAAGGTGAGGCGGTGGAGACCGAGGTTGCCGCCCCCTTCCGCCGCCGCCGCGCCCTCGCAAAGAAAGTGCTGGCCGCGCAGAACGCTGTTGCGCTGGTTCCCGCACAGGGGGCGATGTATCTGATGCTGGATGTGCGCAGCACGGGCATGACCGGTGAGGCATTCGCGAACGCCCTGCTCGACGCCCATCACATTGCGGTCATGCCCGGCGAAAGCTTTGGTCAGTCCGCGGCGGGCCACATCCGGGTCGCGATGACCATCGAAGACGGGGCATTTGAAACGGCACTGCGCACTTTATGTGCCTTTGCCGAAGGTCTTGCGAAAGCGGCGTAG
- a CDS encoding squalene/phytoene synthase family protein, whose amino-acid sequence MTFDADLNACAALVERADPLRFRGAMAAPVAARRLLFPLYAFNIEVARAPWVTQEPMIAEMRLQWWRDVCKEIAEGRTVRHHEVATPLSGVISRDDARLLDELVAARRWDIYKDAFEDVPHFGRYINQTAGHLTWIAARNLGDADEAIVRGAAFATGIAAWLLAIPELEAKGRVPLLDGTAQGVRDLAGNALARLKAARAGRRKVSARAGAALLHVGQAEGTLRAALKDPSAVGAGTLPDPVRADGLRLAYRAFTGRW is encoded by the coding sequence ATGACCTTTGACGCAGATCTGAACGCTTGCGCGGCACTGGTTGAGCGCGCGGATCCATTGCGGTTTCGCGGCGCGATGGCCGCCCCGGTTGCTGCACGCAGGCTGCTCTTTCCGCTTTATGCGTTCAATATCGAAGTTGCGCGTGCACCTTGGGTCACGCAGGAACCGATGATCGCGGAAATGCGTCTGCAATGGTGGCGCGATGTCTGCAAAGAGATTGCCGAAGGGCGGACTGTGCGACACCATGAGGTGGCGACGCCTCTGTCTGGTGTCATCAGCCGCGATGATGCGCGATTATTGGATGAGCTGGTGGCCGCAAGGCGCTGGGATATCTACAAAGATGCCTTTGAAGATGTGCCTCATTTCGGGCGCTATATCAATCAGACTGCAGGCCATTTGACATGGATTGCCGCGCGCAATCTGGGCGATGCGGACGAGGCGATCGTGCGGGGCGCGGCCTTTGCGACCGGCATTGCGGCGTGGCTGCTTGCCATACCAGAGCTTGAGGCAAAGGGGCGCGTGCCGCTGCTGGATGGCACTGCCCAAGGGGTCCGGGACCTCGCCGGGAACGCACTGGCGCGGCTCAAAGCGGCCCGCGCAGGGCGGCGTAAAGTATCGGCCAGGGCGGGTGCGGCTTTGCTGCATGTGGGACAGGCTGAGGGGACGTTGCGTGCCGCACTGAAAGACCCAAGCGCGGTTGGGGCAGGCACGTTGCCCGACCCGGTCCGCGCGGACGGGCTGAGGTTGGCATACCGCGCCTTTACGGGCCGCTGGTGA
- the cysS gene encoding cysteine--tRNA ligase, translated as MTTPKTAIKLHNTKTRRKEVFAPIDADNVRMYVCGPTVYDRAHLGNARPVIVFDVLYRLLRHVYGPDHVTYVRNFTDVDDKINARAAESGRAIGEITAETTQWFLDDMAAVGALEPNAMPRATQYITQMVAMIEDLIAKGHAYAAEGHVLFAVGSYAEYGALSGRSIDDMIAGARVEVAPYKRNPMDFVLWKPSDEKTPGWDSPWGRGRPGWHIECSAMAHDLLGAHFDIHGGGNDLLFPHHENEIAQSKCAGHEFANVWMHNEMLQVEGKKMSKSLGNFFTVRDLLDQGVPGEVIRFVMLSTHYRKPMDWTEKKRDEAEKTLRKWRAQTKDVIPGQIHQTALSDLADDLNTSGVIAELHRLSAASDVTTLLASAQILGLLTEELGGWQCAGLADGADLSKLDDLTHYITAMRKKAIQTKDFSAIDTMKAKLLDAGVEVRMSKAGVELVPSDQFNSERLWLIGRERGAEA; from the coding sequence ATGACGACCCCCAAGACGGCCATCAAGCTGCACAACACCAAGACACGGCGCAAAGAGGTCTTTGCGCCGATTGATGCGGATAACGTGCGCATGTATGTCTGCGGCCCCACCGTCTATGACCGCGCCCATCTGGGCAACGCGCGTCCGGTGATTGTGTTTGACGTGCTCTATCGGTTGCTGCGCCATGTGTATGGACCCGATCATGTGACCTATGTGCGCAATTTCACGGATGTCGACGACAAGATCAACGCCCGCGCGGCGGAAAGTGGGCGCGCCATCGGTGAGATCACCGCCGAGACAACGCAATGGTTTCTGGATGACATGGCCGCCGTTGGCGCGTTGGAGCCAAATGCAATGCCGCGCGCGACGCAGTATATCACCCAAATGGTTGCGATGATTGAAGATCTGATCGCCAAGGGCCATGCCTATGCCGCTGAAGGGCATGTGTTGTTTGCCGTCGGAAGCTATGCTGAGTATGGCGCGCTGTCGGGCCGCTCCATTGATGACATGATCGCAGGTGCCCGTGTTGAGGTTGCACCCTACAAGCGCAACCCGATGGATTTCGTCTTGTGGAAACCATCAGATGAGAAAACCCCCGGCTGGGACAGCCCCTGGGGCCGGGGCCGCCCCGGGTGGCACATCGAATGCTCTGCCATGGCGCATGATCTTTTGGGCGCACATTTCGACATTCACGGCGGCGGCAATGATTTGCTGTTCCCACATCATGAGAACGAGATTGCGCAGAGCAAATGCGCAGGCCACGAGTTTGCGAACGTCTGGATGCACAACGAGATGTTGCAGGTCGAGGGCAAGAAGATGTCCAAGTCGTTGGGCAACTTCTTTACCGTGCGGGATCTGTTGGATCAGGGCGTGCCGGGCGAAGTAATCCGGTTTGTGATGCTGTCGACGCATTACCGCAAGCCGATGGATTGGACGGAGAAGAAGCGGGACGAGGCGGAGAAGACTCTGCGGAAGTGGCGGGCTCAAACCAAGGACGTAATTCCGGGACAAATTCATCAAACAGCGCTCAGCGATCTGGCCGACGACTTGAACACATCTGGAGTAATTGCGGAATTGCATCGACTTTCGGCCGCTTCTGACGTGACCACGCTGTTGGCATCGGCACAGATACTGGGTTTGCTGACAGAGGAACTGGGCGGATGGCAATGTGCTGGGCTCGCCGACGGTGCTGATTTGTCGAAGCTTGATGATTTAACGCATTACATAACTGCGATGCGTAAGAAAGCAATACAAACCAAGGACTTCTCCGCAATTGACACAATGAAGGCGAAACTGCTCGATGCGGGTGTTGAAGTGCGCATGTCCAAGGCCGGAGTTGAGTTGGTTCCATCTGATCAGTTCAATAGCGAACGACTATGGCTGATAGGGCGGGAAAGAGGAGCCGAGGCATGA
- a CDS encoding class I SAM-dependent methyltransferase: protein MMAFFTLHRDLPREGPGEAADVAWAADVVGLAQNAEMADIACGPGGDIAALLRAAPDGHVTALDKTAHFVDAARAIWADDPRATILRADMARVMNTYDMIWCAGAVYFLGVTEALKTWRKSLKPGGIVVFSEPCWFTDTPCAQSVEAWAEYPAMSDAAGIAARIDAAGFEVVATRKLSDQAWENYYGPLDARIAALRTDADAALTKVLDEAEAEAAAWRAHRDEFGYLLSIARPR from the coding sequence ATGATGGCATTCTTCACCCTGCACCGTGATCTGCCCCGCGAAGGACCGGGGGAAGCGGCAGATGTGGCCTGGGCGGCGGATGTGGTCGGCCTTGCCCAGAACGCCGAGATGGCCGATATCGCCTGTGGTCCGGGTGGCGATATTGCCGCACTGCTGCGCGCGGCACCGGATGGCCATGTGACTGCGTTGGACAAGACCGCGCATTTTGTGGACGCGGCGCGTGCGATCTGGGCGGATGACCCGCGTGCAACGATCCTTAGGGCCGACATGGCGCGGGTGATGAACACCTATGACATGATCTGGTGTGCCGGGGCTGTGTATTTTCTGGGCGTGACCGAGGCGCTGAAAACCTGGCGTAAATCGCTGAAACCCGGTGGGATTGTGGTGTTTTCAGAACCGTGTTGGTTCACCGACACCCCCTGCGCACAATCAGTTGAGGCCTGGGCCGAATATCCGGCGATGAGCGATGCCGCTGGTATCGCGGCGCGCATTGACGCGGCGGGGTTTGAAGTGGTTGCGACCCGCAAGCTGTCGGATCAGGCGTGGGAAAACTACTATGGCCCACTGGATGCCCGCATCGCTGCGTTGCGCACCGATGCTGATGCGGCATTGACCAAAGTGCTGGATGAGGCAGAGGCAGAGGCCGCCGCATGGCGCGCGCACCGTGATGAGTTTGGCTATCTGCTTAGTATCGCCCGGCCAAGATGA
- a CDS encoding type II toxin-antitoxin system RelE/ParE family toxin has protein sequence MQRLYRFLAEKNPDAARRPASAIRDEMQIVPDHPDAGRPVDDMDPELQEWPISLGTSGYVALIGCSRTWLWSVRCGTRKRLVISLHRQVWCGFGGPVRARS, from the coding sequence GTGCAGCGCCTCTATCGTTTTCTTGCTGAGAAAAACCCTGATGCAGCCAGACGTCCGGCAAGTGCGATCCGTGACGAGATGCAGATCGTTCCAGATCATCCAGATGCCGGCCGTCCCGTCGATGACATGGACCCAGAGCTTCAGGAATGGCCGATCAGCCTTGGCACCAGCGGATATGTAGCGCTCATTGGTTGCAGCAGGACGTGGCTTTGGTCGGTGCGGTGCGGCACCAGAAAGAGGTTGGTGATCAGCCTTCATAGGCAGGTTTGGTGCGGCTTCGGAGGTCCGGTGAGAGCCCGAAGCTGA
- the cimA gene encoding citramalate synthase, which translates to MIKQRLYLYDTTLRDGQQTQGVQFSTDEKRQIATALDALGVDYIEGGWPGANPTDSAFFHDAPKTRAKMTAFGMTKRSGMSAQNDDVLAAVLNAQTKSVCLVGKTHDFHVKTALGVPLAENTDNIARSIAHLVAQKREALFDAEHFFDGYMSNPDYALATIRAAYDAGARWIVLCDTNGGTLPADVGRITAEVIAAGIPGDHLGIHTHNDTENAVACTLAAVDAGARQIQGTLNGLGERCGNANLTALIPIFLLKEPYASRFETGITPHALQGLTRISRMLDEILNRVPMKQAGFVGSSAFAHKAGLHASAILKDPTTYEHIDPALVGNARIIPMSNQAGQSNLRRRLASAGLDVEKGNPALGRILEEVKEREAQGYSYDTAQASFELLARAALGQMPDLFEVKRYRVTVERRKNKYDRMVSLSEAVVVVKVDGEKRLSVSESMDEQGSDRGPVNALSKALAKDLGQYSAMLEDMHLVDFKVRITQGGTEAVTRVIIDSEDGQGHRWSTVGVSANIVDASFEALLDAIRWKLIRDSAAQET; encoded by the coding sequence ATGATAAAACAACGCCTCTACCTCTACGACACCACCTTGCGCGACGGGCAGCAAACTCAGGGCGTGCAATTTTCGACGGATGAAAAGCGCCAGATCGCCACCGCGCTTGACGCGCTGGGCGTGGATTATATCGAAGGCGGCTGGCCAGGGGCCAACCCCACCGATTCCGCGTTTTTCCACGATGCCCCCAAAACCCGCGCCAAGATGACCGCCTTTGGCATGACCAAACGCAGCGGCATGTCGGCACAAAACGATGACGTGCTGGCGGCGGTTCTCAATGCGCAAACGAAATCCGTCTGCCTTGTCGGCAAAACCCATGATTTTCACGTGAAAACAGCGCTGGGCGTCCCGCTTGCGGAAAACACCGACAACATCGCCCGCTCCATCGCGCATCTGGTGGCGCAAAAACGCGAGGCACTGTTTGACGCTGAACATTTCTTTGACGGCTACATGTCCAACCCGGATTACGCATTGGCTACGATCAGGGCTGCTTATGACGCGGGCGCGCGCTGGATCGTGCTTTGTGATACCAACGGCGGCACCTTGCCCGCTGATGTCGGACGGATCACTGCAGAGGTCATCGCAGCGGGCATCCCCGGTGATCACCTTGGCATCCATACCCACAACGACACCGAAAACGCGGTGGCCTGTACCTTGGCTGCGGTGGATGCAGGCGCACGGCAAATCCAAGGCACGCTCAATGGGTTGGGCGAACGCTGTGGCAATGCCAATCTGACGGCGCTCATCCCCATCTTTTTGCTCAAAGAACCCTATGCCAGCCGGTTCGAGACCGGCATCACGCCGCACGCCTTGCAGGGGCTGACGCGGATCAGCCGGATGCTGGATGAAATCCTCAACCGGGTGCCGATGAAACAGGCCGGGTTCGTGGGCTCAAGTGCGTTTGCCCACAAGGCCGGGTTACACGCCAGCGCGATCCTCAAAGACCCCACAACCTATGAACACATCGACCCGGCGCTGGTGGGCAATGCGCGGATCATTCCGATGTCAAATCAGGCAGGGCAATCGAACCTGCGCCGCCGTCTGGCGAGTGCCGGACTGGACGTGGAAAAAGGCAATCCCGCCCTCGGTCGCATTCTTGAAGAAGTCAAAGAACGCGAGGCGCAGGGGTATTCATATGACACTGCACAGGCAAGCTTTGAATTGCTGGCGCGGGCCGCTTTGGGTCAGATGCCGGACCTCTTTGAGGTCAAGCGCTACCGCGTGACGGTGGAGCGGCGCAAAAACAAATATGACAGGATGGTCAGCCTCTCTGAGGCGGTTGTGGTGGTCAAGGTGGACGGCGAAAAGCGGTTGTCCGTGTCTGAATCGATGGACGAGCAGGGCAGTGACCGGGGCCCGGTCAACGCACTGTCCAAGGCGCTGGCCAAGGATTTGGGGCAATACTCCGCCATGCTCGAAGACATGCATCTGGTCGATTTCAAGGTGCGCATCACCCAGGGCGGCACCGAGGCTGTGACCCGCGTGATCATCGACAGCGAAGACGGGCAGGGGCACCGCTGGTCCACCGTGGGGGTTTCGGCGAACATCGTTGATGCCTCGTTTGAGGCATTACTGGATGCGATCCGCTGGAAATTGATCCGCGACAGTGCAGCGCAGGAGACATGA